In Mercurialis annua linkage group LG5, ddMerAnnu1.2, whole genome shotgun sequence, a single genomic region encodes these proteins:
- the LOC126681527 gene encoding uncharacterized protein LOC126681527: MVSVLLKSWKKIWGKLGLIDFHQIKTNLFAFTFESEEGKLKAMADGPITSNKHPLIVEEWRRNMSFDITEIASVPVWVKFPLLPWKFWNPNSLSSIASTLGKPLFADRYTRERSRLAYARILIDLRLKGIFPDVVVIEDSNGEQTTQFVEYEWKPILYEVCNKLGHRNCEKKQIWLAKTSDKDAVKIDEKTQEKQEEAPDVVTSIEKPNIEAVKIVEDATGSNQCKTPPTIQDDGFQLITNRKLKNKILSQERAEERNQKSEAKSGGMIKPNSNDRIPAKRLIKPLDRGK, translated from the coding sequence ATGGGGGAAATTAGGTCTAATTGATTTTCACCAAATCAAGACGAACTTATTTGCTTTCACTTTTGAATCTGAGGAAGGTAAATTAAAGGCAATGGCAGATGGTCCTATTACCTCTAATAAACACCCGCTGATTGTTGAAGAATGGAGAAGAAATATGTCCTTTGACATCACTGAAATTGCTTCAGTCCCAGTTTGGGTGAAGTTCCCCCTTCTTCCTTGGAAATTTTGGAACCCTAACTCATTGAGCTCTATTGCCAGTACGTTGGGAAAGCCTTTGTTTGCTGACAGATACACTAGGGAGAGATCCAGACTTGCCTATGCCAGAATACTGATAGATTTGAGACTTAAAGGTATTTTTCCAGATGTTGTTGTGATAGAAGATAGTAATGGGGAACAAACTACTCAGTTTGTAGAGTATGAATGGAAGCCCATTTTGTATGAAGTCTGCAACAAATTGGGTCATAGAAACTGTGAGAAAAAACAGATTTGGCTAGCAAAGACCTCTGATAAAGATGCAGTTAAAATTGATGAAAAGACTCAGGAGAAACAAGAAGAAGCCCCTGATGTAGTTACATCTATTGAGAAGCCTAATATAGAAGCAGTTAAAATTGTTGAGGATGCTACTGGTTCAAATCAGTGTAAAACTCCTCCAACTATTCAAGACGATGGATTCCAGCTGATTACTAATAGAAAACTCAAGAACAAAATATTGAGCCAAGAAAGAGCAGAAGAGAGAAATCAGAAAAGTGAAGCTAAAAGTGGAGGTATGATCAAACCTAACTCTAATGATAGGATTCCTGCCAAGAGGCTTATTAAGCCCTTGGATAGAGGGAAATGA